In uncultured Desulfuromonas sp., the genomic stretch TCGGTATCTTTGTCGGTGTTGATGAAGGTATTGACGGTCTGGTGCATATTTCTGATCTGTCTTGGACCAAGCGGATCAAACATCCTTCTGAGCTTTACAAGAAGGGCGATCTGGTCAAAGCTGTCGTCTTGAATATTGATCGCGACAATGAGCGTTTCTCCCTCGGTGTCAAGCAATTGACCCAGGATCCGTGGCAGATTATTCCCGAGCAATATGCTCCGGGCACGATCATCCGTGGTAAAGTGACCTCAGTGACTGAATTCGGTATTTTCCTTGAAGTTGAAGAGGGCGTGGAAGGTTTGATCCATGTTTCTGAAATCAGCAAGGAAAAAGTCGATTCACCCAAGGACTTCGCCAAGGTAGGCGATGAGCTTGAAGCCGTTGTTCTGCATGTTGACACCAACGAGCATAAAATAGCTCTGTCGATTAAGCATCTGTCTGATCGTAAAGAAAAGGCGGAAGTGGATGCGTTCATGGGCGCCCAGAAGAAGGCAACTTCCAGTCTTGGAGATCTTCTGCAAGGGGCTTTTAACAACGTTAACGACGAGAACTAATTAGTTCGTTGCGGTTCCAGGCCCCTGCTGCATTTGCAGCAGGGGCTTTTTTGTGAGGATTGTGATGAAAAAAAGACCTTTTGCCATAGCCATTGTGGTGTTCTTTGTGATATTTGTTTTCTTCGCAGGGATCATCCTGATCATGTCGTCGTCACGTGGTAGCGGGCAGAAGTTTGCTTTGTCCGACAAAGTCGGCGTCATCGAAGTCCTCGGAGCCATTACTGACTCAAAGACCATTGTCGACCAGCTGATCGATTTTGGGCAGAACAATGCGGTCAAAGCGATTGTGCTACGTGTTGATTCACCTGGAGGAGGCGTCGGTCCTTCTCAGGAGATATACGATGAAGTGATTCGCCTGACGACAATGAAGCCTGTGGTTGTTTCCATGGGATCGGTAGCGGCTTCTGGAGGCTATTACATTTCAGCTCCGGCAAATCGTATTTTTGCCAATCCTGGGACGATTACCGGCAGCATCGGCGTGATCATGGAGTTCACCAACGTGATTGCACTGATGGACAAAGTGGGCTTGAAAACCAATGTGATCAAAAGTGGTGATCACAAAGATATTGGCTCCTCTGTTCGCGATATGACCGATCAGGAGAAGGCCTTGCTGCAGAGTTTAATTGATGATGTTCATGACCAGTTTGTTACAGCGGTCAGTGAAGGGCGTCATCTGGAGAAAGATCAGGTTTTCCAACTGGCTGATGGTCGGATTTTTACCGGCAGGCAGGCGCAGCAAAACGGTCTGGTTGATGAACTTGGTGGTTTACAGGCGGCGATTCACTATGCCGGCGAGCTTGCAGGTATTGAAGGAACGCCGGATGTGCTTTACCCTGCAGAGCCAAAGCCGGATTTGATTGATTACTTTATCAGTCGCACGGCTACGGAAATCGAACGGGTGATCTTAAAGACAGACACACAGGGCTTACAATTGTTATGGTCGCAAAAGCAGACCTATTGAAAGCTATTGGTATTGGGGAGAATAAAATGACAAAAAGCCAATTGATTGAAAGATTGATGGAGTCCACTTCCGATTTAAACAAAAAAGAGTCTGAACTCGTCGTTAATACGATTTTTGACAGTATCGGATCTGCTTTGATCGGTGGTGATCGGGTCGAGATCCGCGGGTTTGGATCTTTCTCCATTCGTGAGCGAGAAGCACGCCAGGCGCGTAACCCGAAGAGCGGTAACCTGATCAATATCCCTTCGAAAAAAACGCCTTTTTTCAAAACGGGCAAAGAGCTTCGTGAGCGTGTTGACAGCCTCGGTTAATCATGACGGATTCTCTACTTCCAGCAACGCATCCATGCATTTCACCAAGTTTGGTCGGCGCTCCGCTTGTTCTTGAGCCGGGAAAAGCCGTGGTTGAGTTGGTGACGATTGAATCGATGGTGTCCGATCCCCACGGCCTGGTTCATGGTGGTTTTATTTTTGGATTGGCTGACTATGCCGCTATGTTGGCCGTGAATGAACCCACAGTGGTCCTCGGTGCGGCTCAGACGCGATTTCTGGCTCCTGTCAGCGTTGGCGACACGGCGACGGCAACTGCTGTGGTTATTTCGTCAGAGAAGAATCGCTATCAGGTTGAATGCATGGTCAAGGTTGCAGACAAGGCTGTTTTCAGTGGTGAGTTCACCTGCTTTGTTTTGGAAAAGCATGTTTTGTCTTGAATGACATTTTGTTTCGGTTTAATACGCAAAAAGCCTCACTTCTGTGAGGCTTTTTGCGTATTAAACATCTCCGGGGTGGCGGCTGAGACAGGTTCTTGACCGTGTCTTAGGTGCGGAAGTTTGCCGGTAACTTCAGGCGTCCTGATAGGCTCTCAGGCTGGCTCACCGTCACCGTCACCGTGTCACTTCCCGATTCTGATGGTGTTGGTCAAGCGACATAAATCTTTTCCTCGCTCACCCCAGAGTGTTGTTTAATTACAATCTAACATTGAAATGATGTTTGTCAACACGAATTAGGTATTGAAGGCCATGGTAAATAAAAAATCACAACGGCTCAGTTTTGTGGTTGATTCACCAGCTGCTGAAAAGCGTCTGGATCAGTGGCTGGCTATGGCCGATTCTGGTCTGTCGCGCACAGTGATCCGTAAGGTTATCGACCTGGGTGGGGTGCATGTCAATGGCCGCCGGGTGCGCAAGTGCAGTTTGGCAGTGAACCCTGGCGATCAGATTGAACTCTATCGCGATCAACAGCCTTTGACACCGTTCCGGCTGAGCGAAGAGGATATTCTCTATCGGGACAAATTTCTGTTGGTGGTAAATAAACCGTCCGGGGTGGAATCGCAACCCACACCGGCACGCTATAAAGGAACGCTGTACGAGGCGCTGATGTTGTTTCTTAAAGACCCTTATCGCCCCTTGGAC encodes the following:
- the sppA gene encoding signal peptide peptidase SppA, which translates into the protein MKKRPFAIAIVVFFVIFVFFAGIILIMSSSRGSGQKFALSDKVGVIEVLGAITDSKTIVDQLIDFGQNNAVKAIVLRVDSPGGGVGPSQEIYDEVIRLTTMKPVVVSMGSVAASGGYYISAPANRIFANPGTITGSIGVIMEFTNVIALMDKVGLKTNVIKSGDHKDIGSSVRDMTDQEKALLQSLIDDVHDQFVTAVSEGRHLEKDQVFQLADGRIFTGRQAQQNGLVDELGGLQAAIHYAGELAGIEGTPDVLYPAEPKPDLIDYFISRTATEIERVILKTDTQGLQLLWSQKQTY
- a CDS encoding hotdog domain-containing protein: MTDSLLPATHPCISPSLVGAPLVLEPGKAVVELVTIESMVSDPHGLVHGGFIFGLADYAAMLAVNEPTVVLGAAQTRFLAPVSVGDTATATAVVISSEKNRYQVECMVKVADKAVFSGEFTCFVLEKHVLS
- a CDS encoding integration host factor subunit beta, encoding MTKSQLIERLMESTSDLNKKESELVVNTIFDSIGSALIGGDRVEIRGFGSFSIREREARQARNPKSGNLINIPSKKTPFFKTGKELRERVDSLG